Proteins co-encoded in one Bacillus paramycoides genomic window:
- the rpsA gene encoding 30S ribosomal protein S1 encodes MVEKMNEEVMDSKELQVGDVVTGSVTKVEEKQVLVNVGYKTDGVIPISELANVHIEKASDVVELDQILELKVIKLEEDDLVLSKRAVDAEKAWVELQEKFTSGHVFDVTVKDIVNGGLVVDLGVRGFIPASLVEVHYVEDFTDYKGKTLAVKIVELDREKNRVILSHKAVVELELDSKKKEAISSLKEGDVVEGTVQRLTDFGAFVNVGGVDGLVHISQISHERVEQPSEVLEQGQKVKVKVLSVDADTQRISLSIKAAQPGPWENVAGELKAGDIREGVVKRLVTFGAFVEVLPGVEGLVHVSQIANRHVKNPNEVLEMGQEVKVKVLEVHVAEKRISLSIKEALEENNVIEDYSQYEPNADSATFQLSDIIGEQLKKLKK; translated from the coding sequence ATGGTAGAGAAAATGAATGAAGAAGTTATGGATTCAAAAGAATTACAAGTTGGTGACGTTGTTACAGGTTCTGTAACGAAAGTTGAAGAGAAACAAGTGCTTGTAAATGTTGGATACAAAACAGATGGCGTAATTCCAATTAGTGAATTAGCTAACGTTCATATTGAAAAAGCAAGCGATGTTGTAGAATTAGATCAAATACTAGAATTAAAGGTTATTAAATTAGAAGAAGATGATCTTGTCTTATCTAAACGTGCTGTTGATGCAGAAAAAGCATGGGTAGAATTACAAGAGAAATTCACTTCTGGTCATGTGTTTGATGTTACTGTAAAAGATATTGTGAATGGTGGATTAGTTGTGGACCTTGGTGTTCGTGGTTTTATCCCAGCTTCACTTGTAGAAGTACATTATGTAGAAGATTTTACTGACTATAAAGGTAAAACGTTAGCTGTGAAAATTGTTGAATTAGACCGCGAAAAAAATCGTGTAATCCTTTCACATAAAGCAGTAGTAGAGTTAGAACTAGATTCTAAGAAAAAAGAAGCGATCTCTTCACTAAAAGAAGGGGACGTTGTTGAAGGAACAGTACAACGATTAACTGATTTTGGTGCGTTCGTTAATGTTGGTGGTGTGGACGGTTTAGTTCATATTTCGCAAATTTCACACGAACGTGTAGAGCAACCTTCTGAAGTATTAGAGCAAGGTCAAAAGGTGAAGGTTAAGGTGCTATCTGTTGATGCTGATACACAACGTATCTCTTTATCAATTAAAGCAGCTCAACCAGGACCTTGGGAAAATGTTGCTGGCGAACTAAAAGCTGGAGATATTCGTGAAGGGGTCGTAAAACGTCTTGTTACATTCGGTGCATTCGTAGAAGTTTTACCTGGTGTTGAAGGTCTTGTACACGTATCTCAAATTGCAAATCGTCACGTGAAAAATCCAAATGAAGTATTGGAAATGGGACAAGAAGTAAAAGTGAAAGTACTTGAAGTCCATGTAGCAGAGAAACGTATTTCTTTAAGTATAAAAGAAGCGCTTGAGGAAAATAATGTAATTGAAGATTACAGTCAGTATGAACCAAATGCTGATTCTGCTACTTTCCAATTAAGTGATATTATTGGTGAACAACTGAAAAAATTAAAGAAATAA
- a CDS encoding NAD(P)H-dependent glycerol-3-phosphate dehydrogenase, with protein sequence MTKITVVGAGSWGTALAMVLADNGHDVRIWGNRSELMDEINTKHENSRYLPGITLPSTIVAYSSLEEALVDVNVVLLVVPTKAYREVLQDMKKYVAGPTTWIHASKGIEPGTSKRISEVIEEEIPENLIKDVVVLSGPSHAEEVGLRQETTVTSAAKRMEAAEEVQDLFMNSYFRVYTNPDIVGVELGGALKNIIALAAGITDGLGLGDNAKAALMTRGLTEIARLGRKMGGNPLTFAGLTGMGDLIVTCTSVHSRNWRAGNMLGKGHSLEEVLESMGMVVEGVRTTKAAHELAEKMEVEMPITAALYDVLFNGNNVKDAVGSLMGRVRKHEVEAIPDLL encoded by the coding sequence ATGACAAAAATCACAGTAGTTGGAGCAGGTAGCTGGGGAACAGCGTTAGCGATGGTATTAGCTGACAATGGGCATGATGTACGTATTTGGGGAAATCGTTCTGAACTTATGGATGAGATTAATACAAAACATGAGAATAGTCGATACCTTCCGGGAATTACATTGCCAAGCACAATCGTAGCCTACTCTTCTTTAGAAGAAGCATTAGTAGATGTAAATGTAGTACTTCTTGTAGTACCAACGAAAGCGTATAGAGAAGTACTGCAAGACATGAAGAAATATGTAGCGGGTCCGACTACTTGGATTCATGCAAGTAAAGGAATTGAACCTGGTACGTCAAAACGTATTTCGGAAGTGATTGAGGAAGAAATTCCAGAGAACTTAATTAAAGACGTTGTTGTACTGTCTGGACCGAGTCATGCTGAAGAAGTTGGTTTACGTCAAGAGACGACGGTTACATCAGCGGCGAAGCGTATGGAAGCGGCTGAGGAAGTACAAGACTTGTTTATGAATAGTTACTTCCGTGTATACACAAATCCAGATATCGTTGGAGTTGAACTTGGTGGTGCGTTAAAAAATATTATCGCATTAGCTGCGGGGATAACTGATGGACTTGGATTAGGTGATAATGCGAAAGCGGCATTAATGACGCGTGGTTTAACGGAGATTGCTCGTTTAGGAAGAAAAATGGGTGGAAATCCGTTAACGTTTGCTGGTCTAACTGGTATGGGTGACTTAATTGTAACTTGTACAAGTGTCCATAGCCGAAATTGGCGTGCTGGAAATATGCTTGGAAAAGGACACTCTTTAGAAGAAGTGTTAGAAAGTATGGGGATGGTTGTAGAAGGTGTAAGAACAACGAAAGCTGCTCATGAATTAGCAGAGAAAATGGAAGTTGAAATGCCGATTACAGCAGCTTTATATGACGTGCTATTTAATGGGAATAATGTAAAAGATGCAGTAGGTTCATTAATGGGACGTGTTCGAAAACACGAAGTGGAAGCTATACCTGACTTACTGTAA
- a CDS encoding YpzI family protein: MGKDRQERKLRESRRVESDRDQSLQYPGATGLDTPEQARKQNQH, from the coding sequence ATGGGTAAAGATCGTCAAGAACGAAAACTAAGAGAATCACGCCGCGTTGAATCTGACCGTGACCAATCACTACAATATCCGGGAGCTACTGGACTGGATACACCAGAGCAAGCTCGTAAGCAGAATCAGCACTAA
- a CDS encoding type 2 isopentenyl-diphosphate Delta-isomerase, giving the protein MVRAKRKLDHIEYALSTGQSRTHGFHDIDFVHQSLPNSNYETITCETKIGELSLSSPIFINAMTGGGGEKTLHINEQLAYVAKHHNLAMAVGSQMAALKDESEAASYKIIRKVNPNGIFFANLGSEATIEQAERAVDMIEANALQIHLNVIQELTMPEGDRDFTGVLQRIEKIVLNSKVPVIVKEVGFGMSKETMQQLASVGVTAIDIGGQGGTNFAAVENERRQRMLSYFNNWGIQTATSIIEATSIKNNLSFIASGGIQTALDVAKAIALGANTTAFAGYFLRILIQDGIEKLGDEIDLLHTDLKFIMTALGAKTIEELQAVPLVVKGETYHWLTQRGIDTTHYSRR; this is encoded by the coding sequence GTGGTAAGGGCAAAACGTAAATTAGATCATATTGAATACGCTCTTTCTACTGGTCAGTCTCGTACGCATGGCTTTCATGATATTGATTTTGTGCATCAAAGCTTGCCAAATTCAAATTATGAAACAATAACATGTGAAACAAAAATCGGCGAACTTTCACTAAGTTCGCCGATTTTTATCAATGCGATGACTGGTGGTGGAGGAGAGAAAACGTTACATATTAATGAGCAATTAGCATATGTAGCGAAACATCATAACCTTGCTATGGCTGTAGGCTCGCAAATGGCGGCGTTAAAAGATGAAAGTGAGGCTGCTTCTTATAAGATTATCAGAAAGGTAAATCCAAATGGTATTTTCTTTGCTAATTTAGGTAGTGAGGCAACTATCGAACAGGCAGAGCGTGCTGTTGATATGATTGAAGCGAATGCATTGCAAATTCATTTAAATGTCATACAAGAGTTAACGATGCCAGAAGGAGACCGTGACTTTACTGGTGTACTTCAGCGCATTGAGAAAATTGTTTTAAATAGTAAAGTTCCTGTCATTGTGAAAGAAGTTGGATTTGGGATGAGTAAGGAAACAATGCAACAGTTAGCGAGCGTAGGTGTAACGGCAATTGATATTGGCGGACAAGGTGGTACGAATTTTGCTGCTGTTGAAAATGAAAGAAGACAGCGAATGCTTTCTTATTTTAATAACTGGGGCATACAAACAGCTACCTCGATTATTGAAGCAACCTCTATAAAAAATAACCTCTCTTTTATTGCATCTGGGGGTATACAAACAGCGCTTGACGTAGCGAAAGCAATCGCATTAGGGGCGAATACAACTGCGTTTGCTGGTTACTTTTTACGTATTTTAATACAAGATGGTATCGAGAAGTTAGGGGATGAAATTGATCTTCTACATACAGATTTGAAATTTATTATGACAGCTCTTGGCGCAAAGACGATAGAAGAGTTACAGGCTGTACCTCTTGTTGTAAAGGGCGAAACATATCATTGGTTAACGCAGCGTGGTATTGATACGACGCATTATAGTAGAAGATAA
- a CDS encoding DUF5359 family protein encodes MKKVERILIRILIIQFICLSVVQLLFIHKSSVKYLSKIVYYEGVMVKNKAEILQVNR; translated from the coding sequence TCTTATTCGTATATTAATAATACAATTCATTTGTCTTTCTGTTGTGCAACTGTTATTTATACATAAGTCGTCAGTGAAATATTTATCTAAAATTGTTTATTATGAAGGTGTTATGGTAAAAAACAAAGCAGAAATCTTACAGGTGAATAGGTAG
- the der gene encoding ribosome biogenesis GTPase Der has translation MPKPVIAIVGRPNVGKSTIFNRIVGERVSIVEDIPGVTRDRIYSAGEWLNHEFNIIDTGGIDIGDEPFLTQIRQQAEVAIDEADVIIFMTNGRDGVTAADEEVAKILYRSNKPVVLAVNKVDNPEMRSDIYDFYALGFGEPFPISGTHGLGLGDLLDEAAQHFPKIEEDGYDEDTIRFSLIGRPNVGKSSLVNALLGQERVIVSNVAGTTRDAVDTPYSKDGKDYVIIDTAGMRKKGKVYESTEKYSVLRALRAIERSDVVLVVLDGEEGIIEQDKKIAGYAHESGRAVVIVVNKWDAVKKDEKTMKAFEENIRAHFQFLEYAPIVFLSAKTRKRTQTLIPVIDEVNESHSIRIQTNVLNDVIMDAVAMNPTPTHNGSRLKIFYATQVAVKPPTFVVFVNDPELLHFSYERFLKNRLRESFGFVGTPIHIIARARD, from the coding sequence ATGCCGAAACCAGTAATAGCAATAGTAGGCCGCCCGAACGTAGGGAAATCTACTATTTTCAATAGAATTGTTGGAGAGAGAGTTTCAATCGTAGAAGATATTCCAGGTGTAACGCGCGATCGTATTTATAGCGCTGGAGAATGGTTAAATCATGAATTTAACATTATTGATACAGGTGGGATTGATATTGGAGACGAGCCATTTTTGACACAAATTCGTCAACAAGCTGAAGTAGCGATTGATGAAGCAGATGTTATCATTTTTATGACAAATGGTCGTGACGGTGTAACAGCAGCTGATGAAGAAGTTGCGAAAATATTATATCGTTCAAATAAACCAGTTGTACTTGCAGTAAATAAAGTGGACAATCCGGAAATGCGCAGTGACATTTATGATTTCTATGCATTAGGATTTGGTGAGCCATTCCCAATTTCAGGTACACATGGATTAGGATTAGGTGACTTATTAGACGAAGCTGCACAGCATTTTCCAAAGATTGAAGAAGACGGATATGATGAAGATACAATTCGCTTCTCTTTAATTGGACGTCCAAACGTAGGGAAATCATCACTTGTAAATGCTCTTCTTGGTCAAGAGCGTGTAATTGTTAGTAATGTAGCAGGAACAACTCGTGATGCTGTCGATACACCATATAGTAAAGACGGAAAAGATTATGTAATTATCGATACAGCTGGTATGCGTAAAAAAGGGAAAGTGTATGAAAGTACAGAAAAGTATAGTGTACTTCGTGCATTAAGAGCGATTGAACGTTCTGACGTTGTTTTAGTCGTTTTAGATGGTGAAGAAGGAATTATTGAACAAGATAAAAAAATTGCTGGATACGCTCATGAATCAGGACGAGCTGTCGTTATCGTTGTAAACAAATGGGACGCAGTGAAAAAAGACGAAAAAACAATGAAAGCATTTGAAGAAAACATCCGTGCTCATTTCCAATTTTTAGAGTACGCACCAATTGTGTTCTTATCTGCGAAAACGAGAAAACGTACACAAACGTTAATTCCAGTTATCGATGAGGTAAATGAGAGCCATAGTATCCGTATTCAAACGAATGTATTAAATGATGTAATAATGGATGCGGTAGCGATGAATCCAACGCCAACACATAACGGTAGTCGTCTGAAGATTTTCTATGCAACACAAGTTGCAGTAAAACCACCAACATTTGTTGTGTTTGTAAACGATCCAGAATTATTGCACTTCTCATATGAGCGTTTCTTAAAGAATCGTTTACGTGAATCATTTGGTTTTGTAGGAACGCCGATTCACATTATCGCTAGAGCAAGAGACTAA
- a CDS encoding YIEGIA family protein, whose translation MTEYTPAILCGVIAGTVTRVLMLRTDTRQYPTRLHGKIIHIAMGLIAAALGAIAIPSILKKDFSAITFLTLAATQFRDVRNMERNTLQQLDGYELVPRGNTYIEGIALVFESRNYLAMLTSFVTTFAYIGFRSWIAGVIMAIIAFLIAKKLMSGRRLHDLVDIEHVPLRFEGAGLYIDNIYIMNIGLPARQEEIMKYGMGFILKPKTIDAMVTISNLGQRQAILHDVSVALGIYRDSGTPALVPLAKRDLEDGRVGIFVLPQDQDAEKAIGVIGNVPTLESAVHMSSEAPKGRGDKG comes from the coding sequence ATGACTGAATATACACCGGCCATTTTATGCGGCGTAATAGCAGGGACAGTAACGAGAGTGTTAATGCTCAGGACGGATACACGGCAATATCCTACGAGACTACATGGGAAAATTATTCACATTGCGATGGGGTTAATTGCAGCTGCTTTAGGAGCTATTGCGATTCCGTCCATTTTGAAAAAAGATTTTTCTGCCATTACGTTTCTTACGTTGGCAGCAACACAGTTTCGTGATGTGCGTAATATGGAAAGAAATACATTGCAACAATTAGATGGTTATGAGCTCGTACCGCGTGGGAATACATACATTGAAGGAATTGCATTAGTTTTTGAAAGTCGCAACTATTTGGCGATGTTAACGTCGTTTGTGACGACGTTTGCGTATATAGGGTTTCGTTCATGGATTGCTGGAGTAATTATGGCGATCATCGCATTTTTGATCGCGAAAAAATTAATGTCTGGCAGAAGGTTACATGATCTTGTTGATATCGAGCATGTTCCGCTTCGGTTTGAAGGAGCAGGGCTGTATATTGATAACATTTACATTATGAATATTGGATTGCCAGCAAGACAAGAGGAAATTATGAAGTATGGGATGGGTTTTATTTTAAAGCCGAAAACAATTGATGCGATGGTGACAATCTCCAACTTAGGACAACGACAGGCTATTTTACATGATGTTTCTGTTGCTTTAGGAATTTATAGAGATTCTGGAACACCGGCGCTTGTACCGTTAGCGAAGCGTGATTTAGAGGATGGAAGGGTTGGAATCTTTGTCTTGCCACAAGATCAAGATGCGGAGAAAGCAATAGGTGTCATAGGGAATGTGCCGACGTTAGAAAGTGCTGTTCATATGTCATCGGAAGCCCCGAAAGGAAGGGGAGATAAGGGATGA
- a CDS encoding capping complex subunit for YIEGIA: protein MMLESVILAVITTAPEKFAGGAPLFTCESTEELEFVANNLEAILDGIAHRLQENVYIIVKH, encoded by the coding sequence ATGATGTTAGAAAGTGTAATTTTAGCGGTTATTACAACAGCGCCGGAGAAATTTGCTGGTGGTGCCCCTTTGTTTACTTGTGAATCGACAGAGGAATTAGAATTTGTTGCAAATAATTTAGAAGCAATTTTAGACGGTATTGCGCATCGCTTACAAGAGAATGTATATATTATTGTGAAACATTAG
- the cmk gene encoding (d)CMP kinase, translated as MDKQISIAIDGPAAAGKSTVAKVVAKKLSYVYIDTGAMYRAITYAALEKKVDIENEEQLMEVVKNVKIEFQQGENTQLVFLNGQDVSEVIRTPEVTNRVSIVAKHRLVREEMVRRQQELAEKGGVVMDGRDIGTHVLPDAEVKIFMLASVEERAERRHLENMNKGFDSNLEQLKEEIAQRDKLDSEREVSPLKKADDALELDTTSLSIEEVVQKIMSIVSGVFAK; from the coding sequence ATGGATAAACAAATTTCAATTGCTATAGATGGTCCAGCGGCTGCTGGAAAAAGTACAGTTGCGAAAGTTGTAGCGAAAAAGCTTTCTTACGTTTATATTGATACAGGTGCAATGTATCGTGCGATTACATATGCAGCCCTTGAGAAAAAAGTGGACATTGAAAATGAAGAGCAGTTAATGGAAGTTGTAAAAAATGTGAAAATTGAGTTTCAGCAAGGAGAAAATACACAACTTGTATTTTTAAATGGACAAGATGTTTCGGAAGTGATTCGTACACCAGAGGTTACGAATCGAGTATCGATTGTGGCAAAACATCGTCTTGTTCGTGAAGAAATGGTACGTCGTCAACAAGAGTTAGCAGAAAAAGGCGGCGTTGTAATGGATGGCCGTGATATTGGTACACATGTTTTACCAGATGCTGAAGTGAAAATCTTTATGCTTGCTTCTGTTGAAGAAAGAGCAGAAAGAAGACATTTAGAAAATATGAATAAAGGTTTCGATTCTAATTTAGAGCAGTTAAAAGAAGAAATCGCTCAGCGTGATAAATTAGATTCAGAACGCGAAGTTTCTCCTCTCAAAAAGGCTGATGATGCATTGGAATTAGATACAACTTCTTTATCAATTGAGGAAGTTGTCCAAAAAATTATGAGTATTGTTTCAGGGGTGTTTGCAAAATAA
- a CDS encoding YphA family membrane protein — protein MEGSTFYFIAWIGWIVVTFFMKKDSIRWKTSTCILIFIICSPLHVTIASFTVSVNAILLCIVAFIGITLYSIRKKLYSLLSALIIAMLYTSFHLLEVYDPIWIVVDRLFLLSSVLVYASVLLHEDRILRLCSLYIGMLQGELLVTLIFRKLHFPYNYGSLAFFDIVAVSTFFMAILFWIAKASVYMEQFKRKTRKRKARVIHD, from the coding sequence ATGGAAGGGAGTACTTTTTATTTTATAGCTTGGATAGGGTGGATCGTCGTAACTTTTTTTATGAAAAAGGACTCTATTCGGTGGAAGACAAGCACCTGTATATTGATTTTTATTATTTGCTCTCCGTTACATGTAACGATTGCTTCATTCACGGTATCAGTAAATGCAATTTTGCTTTGTATTGTCGCTTTTATAGGAATCACGCTTTATTCTATTCGGAAAAAATTATATAGCTTACTTTCGGCACTTATTATTGCAATGTTATATACAAGTTTTCATTTGTTAGAAGTATATGATCCAATTTGGATTGTGGTGGACAGGTTGTTTTTATTAAGTAGCGTTCTTGTGTATGCATCGGTTTTATTACACGAGGATCGCATATTACGATTGTGTTCTCTTTATATAGGGATGTTGCAGGGGGAATTGCTAGTGACACTTATTTTTCGGAAACTACATTTCCCTTATAATTACGGAAGTTTAGCGTTTTTTGATATCGTCGCCGTTTCTACATTTTTCATGGCAATTTTGTTTTGGATTGCAAAAGCATCAGTATATATGGAACAGTTCAAGAGAAAAACACGTAAAAGAAAGGCGAGGGTAATACATGACTGA